A genomic segment from Papilio machaon chromosome 10, ilPapMach1.1, whole genome shotgun sequence encodes:
- the LOC106721383 gene encoding vacuolar protein sorting-associated protein 41 homolog has protein sequence MNMTLNQESCDNLSSDGEPKLKYDRMGNDVQNILVTDAVSCICVHTKFICLGTQWGVIHLLDHEGNTVPFSQDNNQKDLQAHAIAVNKISVDENGDYIASCSDDGKVLVYGLYSKDNTHSLTLSRVVKSVALDPFYHKSGSGRRFLTGDNKLTLYEKTFLNRLRSTVLCECESYVQAIAWHDRFVAWASEVGVRVYDLVARCSLGLIQWEKSLNRSIEDFRCNLLWSAPKTLMIGWVDTIRICLIRKRSPIELQTRDDTEYLVDPVYTFQSKEYFISGLGPLDDQLVLLSVPKEPDPETGKSQRPILIVADYKDCEFNEFSADTLNIRGYEEYSCNDYFLDMLIEENRFFIVSPKEIIVASPYDIDDKVNWLTKKGEFERAIAVLDEVGGKTAQHSVVTVGVDYLDHLLTNQQYDAAAKICAKVCKNDKILWENQVLKFDAVKQLRAVSAYIPRISEQVLSPHIYELILNEYLKEDPQGFLKLVKDWNPSLYRTGVIINWVLEHLLTTKVDNSVYLEALALLYCYQKKFDKALTTYLSLQHMDVFKLIKEHDMHTVIYDKILNLMQLDCDRAITILLEKFPVEHIDKQHGKTKIPVEVVEKQLENHDLFLFKYLDSYSKIEPNGRYHGKLIHLYAKYARPKLLPFLRCSDNYPIQEALDVCQSNEFYPEMVFLLSRIGNTREALQIIIEKLNDINQAINFCQEHNDKELWTDLIQQTVDKPECVTLLLKRIGNYVDPRMLIQHIQPGCEIKDLKECLAKMMCDYHLQMSVQEACKVITLRNYFDLHEKLIVGQQRGISVTDDFLCHVCQGRIIVRDLSNASNLIVYNCRHSFHIDCLPNGILCNNCYVCSAVKM, from the exons ATGAACATGACTTTAAACCAAGAGAGTTGTGATAACTTGTCTTCGGACGGGGAACCGAAGCTAAAATATGATAGAATGGGTAATGACGTTCAGAATATTTTAGTGACTGATGCTGTGAGCTGTATTTGTGTGCATACTAAGTTTATTTGCCTCGGCACCCAATGGGGAGTCATACATCTACTTGACCATGAAGGGAACACTGTGCCGTTTTCGCAAGACAACAATCAGAAAGACTTGCAAGCGCACGCTATCGCCGTTAACAAGATATCTGTAGATGAGAATGGAGACTATATAGCGAGTTGTTCGGACGATGGAAAAGTTTTGGTTTATGGCTTATATTCTAAGGACAATACACACAGCCTTACTTTAAGCAGAGTTGTCAAATCAGTGGCTTTGGATCCTTTCTACCACAAATCTGGATCTGGTAGAAGATTTCTTACAG gTGATAACAAATTAACTCTATACGagaagacatttttaaatcgcCTTCGCAGCACAGTACTCTGCGAGTGTGAGAGCTATGTCCAAGCAATAGCATGGCATGACCGGTTTGTTGCGTGGGCAAGCGAAGTTGGTGTACGTGTTTATGACCTTGTGGCTAGATGTTCTCTAGGTCTTATTCAATGGGAAAAAAGTCTGAATAGATCCATAGAAGATTTTCGTTGCAATTTACTCTGGTCTGCACCCAAAACTTTGATGATTGGGTGGGTTGACACAATAAGAATATGTCTGATACGTAAACGAAGCCCAATCGAGTTACAAACGAGAGACGATACAGAATACTTAGTAGATCCTGTTTATACTTTTCAAAGTAAGGAGTATTTTATTAGTGGCCTAGGCCCTTTGGATGATCAACTTGTTCTGCTCAGTGTTCCAAAGGAACCTGATCCAGAAACTGGAAAATCTCAGAGACCAATTCTTATTGTAGCGGATTATAAAGACTgtgaatttaatgaattttcaGCTGATACTTTAAACATTCGAGGTTATGAAGAATACTCATGCAATGATTACTTTTTAGACATGTTAATTgaagaaaatcgatttttcatTGTATCACCCAAAGAAATAATAGTTGCCAGTCCGTATGACATAGATGACAAAGTAAACTGGCTGACCAAGAAAGGAGAATTTGAAAGAGCCATTGCAGTGTTGGATGAAGTTGGTGGCAAAACTGCACAGCACTCTGTAGTTACTGTTGGTGTTGATTATTTGGATCATTTATTAACCAATCAACAATATGATGCAGCAGCAAAAATATGTGcaaaagtatgcaaaaatgataaaattttatgggaGAACCAAGTTCTTAAATTTGATGCAGTAAAGCAACTGCGAGCCGTTAGCGCCTACATTCCTCGCATTTCTGAGCAAGTATTAAGTCCGCacatttatgaattaattttaaatgaataccTAAAGGAAGATCCACAAGGATTCcttaaattagtaaaagacTGGAATCCATCTCTATACAGAACTGGTGTAATTATCAACTGGGTTCTAGAACATTTACTAACCACCAAAGTGGATAACAGTGTATATTTGGAAGCATTAGCCTTACTTTACTGCTACCAAAAGAAGTTTGATAAAGCCCTTACCACCTACTTGAGTTTACAACATATGGATGTTTTTAAACTGATCAAAGAGCATGACATGCATACCGTAATATATgacaaaattcttaatttaatgcAACTGGACTGTGATAGAGCCATTACCATTCTACTGGAGAAATTTCCTGTTGAGCACATTGACAAGCAACACGGCAAGACAAAAATACCAGTTGAAGTAGTGGAGAAACAGCTGGAGAACCATGACTTATTCTTGTTCAAGTATCTAGATAGTTACAGCAAAATTGAACCCAACGGAAGATACCATGGGAAGCTCATCCACTTGTATGCAAAGTATGCACGACCCAAATTGTTGCCATTCTTAAGATGCAGCGACAACTACCCTATTCAAGAAGCTCTAGATGTTTGTCAAAGTAATGAATTTTATCCGGAAATGGTGTTCCTTTTAAGTAGGATCGGTAATACCAGAGAAGCTTTGCAGATTATAATAGAGaagttaaatgatataaaCCAAGCAATAAACTTTTGCCAGGAGCATAATGATAAGGAGCTGTGGACAGACCTCATCCAGCAGACAGTGGACAAACCTGAGTGTGTCACGTTACTACTCAAGCGGATAGGTAACTATGTAGATCCGCGCATGTTGATTCAGCACATACAACCTGGCTGTGAAATAAAGGATCTTAAGGAGTGTCTCGCTAAAATGATGTGCGACTACCATCTCCAAATGTCAGTACAAGAGGCATGCAAAGTTATAACTCTCAGAAACTATTTCGATTTACATGAAAAATTGATAGTTGGCCAACAGAGAGGTATATCTGTGACAGATGACTTCTTGTGCCATGTTTGTCAAGGCAGGATCATAGTGCGGGACTTGTCTAATGCCTCAAACCTCATAGTTTACAATTGTAGGCATTCATTCCACATAGATTGTCTACCCAATGGTATATTGTGTAACAATTGTTATGTGTGCAGTGCAGTTAAGATGTGA